The Dehalococcoidia bacterium genome has a segment encoding these proteins:
- the rpmE gene encoding 50S ribosomal protein L31 has product MKTGIHPEYYAEATVICSCGHSYVTGATKPELRIEICSNCHPFFTGEQRIVDTEGRVERLMRRFNLQDQQ; this is encoded by the coding sequence ATGAAGACCGGAATACACCCGGAATACTACGCTGAGGCAACGGTCATCTGCAGTTGCGGCCACAGCTACGTGACAGGGGCGACCAAGCCTGAACTGCGGATCGAGATCTGCTCGAACTGCCACCCGTTCTTCACCGGTGAGCAGCGCATCGTCGACACCGAGGGTCGCGTCGAGCGACTCATGCGCAGGTTCAACCTCCAGGACCAGCAGTAG
- the rpmA gene encoding 50S ribosomal protein L27 encodes MAHKKGGGSTRNGRDSNSKRLGVKRYDNEMVRAGTIIVRQRGTRIHPGNNVGVGKDHTLFSLVDGSVKFEFARQGRKVASVYPAGV; translated from the coding sequence ATGGCACACAAGAAGGGCGGCGGAAGCACCCGAAACGGTCGAGATAGCAATTCCAAGCGTCTCGGCGTCAAGCGCTACGACAACGAGATGGTGCGCGCGGGCACGATAATAGTCCGCCAGCGCGGCACTCGGATCCACCCCGGCAACAACGTCGGCGTCGGGAAGGACCACACCCTGTTCTCGCTGGTCGACGGCTCGGTAAAGTTCGAGTTCGCGCGCCAGGGCCGCAAGGTCGCCAGCGTCTACCCGGCGGGAGTCTAG